The Aquila chrysaetos chrysaetos chromosome 19, bAquChr1.4, whole genome shotgun sequence genome includes a region encoding these proteins:
- the HMGB1 gene encoding high mobility group protein B1, producing the protein MGKGDPKKPRGKMSSYAFFVQTCREEHKKKHPDASVNFSEFSKKCSERWKTMSSKEKGKFEDMAKADKLRYEKEMKNYVPPKGETKKKFKDPNAPKRPPSAFFLFCSEFRPKIKGEHPGLSIGDVAKKLGEMWNNTAADDKQPYEKKAAKLKEKYEKDIAAYRAKGKVDAGKKVVAKAEKSKKKKEEEEDEDEDEEDEDDEEEEEEEDEDDDDDE; encoded by the exons ATGGGCAAAGGCGATCCTAAGAAGCCGAGAGGTAAAATGTCTTCGTACGCCTTCTTTGTGCAAACCTGCCGggaggagcacaagaagaaaCATCCAGATGCTTCAGTGAACTTTTCAGAGTTCTCAAAAAAATGCTCAGAACGATGGAAG ACTATGTCTTCTaaggagaaagggaagtttGAAGATATGGCAAAGGCTGACAAGCTTCGTTAcgaaaaagaaatgaaaaactatGTACCACCTAagggggaaacaaaaaagaagttcAAGGATCCAAATGCACCTAAGAGGCCTCC ttcggcttttttcttgttttgctctgAGTTTCGTCCAAAAATCAAAGGAGAACATCCTGGTCTGTCCATTGGGGACGTCGCAAAGAAACTGGGCGAGATGTGGAACAACACCGCTGCAGATGATAAACAGCCTTATGAAAAAAAGGCTGCTAAACTGAAGGAGAAGTATGAAAAG GATATTGCTGCGTACCGGGCCAAAGGGAAGGTTGATGCAGGCAAAAAAGTAGTTGCCAAGGCTGAGAAGagcaagaagaagaaggaggaggaggaagatgaggatgaagatgaagaggatgaagatgatgaagaggaagaagaggaggaggatgaagatgatgatgatgatgaataA